A genomic segment from Peribacillus sp. ACCC06369 encodes:
- a CDS encoding winged helix-turn-helix domain-containing protein, with translation MGHSPGAPHVQVVTYQTPNDLGISTTYNWTLSLVSKYIEQEWGERYTLRGVSRL, from the coding sequence ATGGGACACTCTCCTGGTGCACCACATGTTCAAGTAGTCACTTATCAAACTCCCAATGATCTTGGAATTTCTACAACTTACAATTGGACCCTTTCTTTAGTGTCGAAGTATATTGAACAGGAATGGGGGGAGAGGTATACACTTCGTGGAGTTTCAAGACTTTAG
- a CDS encoding sugar porter family MFS transporter, with the protein MGNRKVRDKNSFWYIVIISAAAGMAGLLYGYDTAVISGAIGFLQELYDLSPAMEGFVISSIMVGGILGVSVSGYLSDAFGRRKILMLAALFFAISAIASAFTISVEMLIGARIFGGVGIGLASALAVTYITECAPAAIRGRLSSMYQLFTIIGISATFFVNLMVAGSGTHEWGVETGWRWMLGYGVIPALIFFVTLIFVPESPRYLVQKGKDQEALFVLSKINGKKLGQEELKAIKKSIDSETNLSMMQLFKPGLRKALGVGIFLALFNQVIGMNAITYYGPEIFRMGGFENNTEFVATSLVGLMQVAATVAAVIFIDKIGRKKLMAIGSAFMALFMLLIGGVFFFDINNGPLLIILIMGFTGAFCVSMGPIPWIMIPEIFPNHLRARAVGLTTMFLWGANWAIGQFTPILLNGLGGAITFWIFAAINVICFIFVVKIIPETKNKTLEEIEEFWKPAKKQKIHEAQA; encoded by the coding sequence ATGGGGAATCGTAAGGTAAGGGACAAAAATTCATTTTGGTATATTGTTATTATCTCTGCAGCGGCAGGGATGGCAGGTTTACTCTATGGTTATGATACCGCAGTCATTTCGGGAGCCATCGGTTTTTTACAAGAGTTATACGATCTGTCACCGGCCATGGAAGGATTCGTCATATCCAGTATCATGGTAGGCGGTATTTTAGGGGTCAGTGTATCAGGGTATTTAAGCGATGCCTTCGGAAGACGGAAAATACTAATGTTGGCGGCCTTGTTTTTTGCCATATCCGCCATTGCATCCGCTTTCACGATTTCGGTCGAGATGTTAATTGGGGCCAGGATATTTGGCGGTGTAGGAATTGGACTTGCTTCAGCCTTAGCTGTCACGTACATTACCGAATGTGCCCCGGCTGCCATTCGTGGAAGATTATCCTCCATGTACCAACTATTCACGATTATCGGGATATCAGCCACATTCTTCGTTAATCTGATGGTTGCCGGTTCCGGTACACATGAATGGGGAGTGGAAACTGGATGGCGGTGGATGCTGGGGTATGGAGTGATACCAGCCCTCATCTTTTTTGTAACGTTGATTTTTGTTCCAGAAAGTCCCCGGTATTTGGTTCAAAAGGGTAAAGACCAAGAAGCACTGTTTGTGCTATCTAAGATTAATGGGAAAAAATTAGGCCAAGAAGAGCTTAAGGCCATTAAAAAATCGATTGATTCCGAAACGAATCTATCAATGATGCAATTGTTCAAGCCAGGTTTAAGGAAAGCACTTGGAGTGGGGATTTTTCTTGCTCTTTTCAATCAAGTGATAGGAATGAATGCGATTACATACTATGGGCCGGAAATTTTCAGAATGGGAGGATTCGAGAATAACACAGAATTCGTTGCGACTAGTTTGGTCGGACTCATGCAAGTGGCTGCCACTGTAGCAGCAGTGATCTTCATCGATAAAATCGGTCGTAAGAAGCTCATGGCAATCGGTTCTGCCTTCATGGCTCTTTTCATGCTGCTGATTGGAGGCGTTTTCTTTTTCGATATAAACAATGGTCCCTTGTTAATTATCTTAATAATGGGTTTCACAGGTGCATTTTGCGTATCGATGGGTCCTATACCATGGATCATGATACCCGAAATTTTTCCAAACCATTTAAGGGCGCGTGCAGTAGGGCTGACTACGATGTTCTTATGGGGAGCGAATTGGGCAATTGGGCAATTCACGCCGATATTACTTAATGGGCTAGGCGGCGCGATAACTTTCTGGATATTCGCTGCGATTAACGTCATTTGCTTCATCTTCGTCGTGAAAATCATCCCTGAGACCAAAAACAAAACGCTCGAGGAAATCGAAGAATTTTGGAAACCGGCAAAAAAACAGAAAATCCATGAAGCACAAGCCTAA
- the bla gene encoding subclass B1 metallo-beta-lactamase — protein MKKLKKGFLIVLASVCFLLLNISTPVSAHEFKSKQTVITSEDGTVVLTKIKKDVWVHTTYTEISGNKIGANGLVLNTSEGIVLVDATWDDTLAKQLLDMIKKEFKKPVKLAIITHHKYDRIGGIQTLLDQKIKTISTPETARLAKEFNYPMPDPSLDSMASTLKVGNMKIETYFLGKAHTSDNMTIWLPKYNLLFGDMIFALEQKNSGIIDEANMEAWPNTMKNLMYVYNDAKIVIPGHKTWGDFSLLPHTLEIVQKHENKNNSHSLLNF, from the coding sequence ATGAAAAAGTTAAAAAAAGGATTTTTAATCGTTTTAGCAAGTGTTTGTTTTTTACTCTTAAACATTTCGACACCGGTTTCAGCTCATGAATTCAAATCAAAACAAACGGTTATAACCAGTGAAGATGGAACAGTGGTTTTAACTAAAATAAAAAAAGATGTATGGGTTCATACAACCTATACGGAAATCAGTGGTAATAAGATTGGTGCGAATGGTTTGGTTCTTAATACTTCAGAAGGAATCGTCTTAGTCGATGCAACATGGGACGATACGCTGGCAAAGCAATTATTGGATATGATTAAAAAGGAATTCAAAAAACCTGTAAAGCTGGCTATAATTACGCACCACAAATACGATAGAATTGGGGGTATACAGACATTATTGGATCAAAAAATAAAAACAATAAGTACTCCTGAAACTGCAAGATTGGCAAAAGAGTTCAACTATCCTATGCCCGATCCTTCCCTGGATTCAATGGCATCAACTTTAAAAGTTGGAAATATGAAAATCGAAACATACTTCCTGGGAAAAGCCCATACTTCTGATAACATGACAATATGGCTTCCAAAGTATAACTTATTATTTGGTGATATGATTTTCGCGCTGGAACAAAAAAATTCCGGGATCATTGATGAAGCTAACATGGAAGCATGGCCAAATACGATGAAGAATTTAATGTATGTATATAATGATGCGAAAATCGTGATTCCAGGCCATAAAACTTGGGGGGATTTCAGTTTGCTTCCACATACATTGGAAATTGTCCAGAAACATGAAAATAAAAATAATTCGCATTCACTTCTAAACTTTTAG
- the araA gene encoding L-arabinose isomerase, whose product MLKIKQKEFWFIVGSQSLYGEEALKEVENHAMEMAEKLNQSGNLAYPIQFKSLATSADEITAIMKEINYQDKVAGVITWMHTFSPAKMWITGTKLLQKPLLHLVTQYNQEVPWSTIDMDFMNLNQSAHGDREYGFINARLKKNNKTVVGYWKNEDIQQEISDWMNVAIGFCYSSQLKVARFGDNMRHVAVTEGDKVEAQIQFGWTVDYYGIGDLVAVMNGVTEDEINRTYQEYQTLYDFEIGNNDPNYFEEHVKEQAKIEIGLRRFLENGGYTAFTTNFEDLHGMKQLPGLAVQRLNAEGYGFAGEGDWKTAALDRLMKVMANNEQTGFMEDYTYDLTTGAERIIGSHMLEVDPTLAANKPKIVVHPLGIGNKEDPARLIFDGAAGEGIVVSMLDLGTHYRLLVNAISTVTSENETPHLPVAKVIWEPKPNFKDGIKSWIQAGGGHHTVLSLSLSVNQIADWSKMVELETVIIQ is encoded by the coding sequence ATGTTAAAAATTAAACAAAAAGAATTCTGGTTCATTGTAGGCAGTCAAAGTCTATATGGTGAGGAAGCATTAAAAGAAGTGGAAAACCATGCAATGGAAATGGCAGAAAAACTCAATCAATCCGGCAATCTAGCTTACCCAATCCAGTTCAAATCCCTGGCCACATCAGCCGATGAAATCACTGCCATCATGAAAGAAATCAACTACCAAGATAAGGTCGCAGGTGTAATTACTTGGATGCATACATTTTCTCCAGCAAAAATGTGGATAACCGGAACAAAATTGCTTCAAAAACCACTGCTACACCTGGTAACTCAATACAATCAAGAGGTTCCTTGGTCTACGATCGACATGGATTTCATGAATTTAAATCAAAGCGCACACGGAGATCGTGAATATGGTTTTATCAATGCGCGACTAAAGAAAAACAACAAGACCGTTGTCGGTTACTGGAAAAATGAGGACATCCAACAAGAAATAAGTGACTGGATGAATGTCGCTATCGGGTTTTGCTACAGTTCACAGCTAAAAGTAGCTCGGTTTGGTGATAATATGAGGCATGTTGCCGTAACGGAAGGTGACAAGGTAGAAGCCCAGATTCAATTTGGCTGGACAGTTGATTATTATGGCATCGGTGATCTAGTGGCAGTGATGAATGGCGTCACAGAAGATGAAATCAATCGAACCTATCAAGAATATCAAACGTTATACGATTTTGAGATCGGGAATAATGATCCCAACTACTTCGAAGAACATGTCAAAGAACAAGCAAAAATTGAAATTGGTCTACGGCGTTTCCTGGAAAATGGCGGTTACACAGCTTTTACGACCAACTTTGAAGACTTGCATGGTATGAAGCAATTACCCGGGTTGGCGGTTCAGCGTTTGAATGCAGAAGGCTATGGGTTTGCTGGAGAAGGAGACTGGAAGACCGCTGCCCTCGACCGCTTGATGAAAGTGATGGCGAACAACGAACAGACGGGCTTCATGGAAGACTACACCTATGACCTAACTACAGGAGCAGAACGGATAATTGGTTCACATATGCTTGAAGTGGATCCCACACTTGCTGCAAATAAACCAAAAATCGTCGTACACCCTCTGGGCATCGGTAATAAAGAAGATCCAGCACGACTTATTTTTGATGGAGCCGCCGGAGAAGGCATCGTGGTCTCGATGCTGGATTTAGGAACCCATTACCGTCTCCTTGTCAATGCCATAAGTACAGTCACATCGGAAAATGAAACACCTCATTTACCAGTCGCCAAAGTGATATGGGAACCGAAACCCAACTTCAAAGACGGCATTAAATCTTGGATCCAAGCTGGCGGAGGCCATCATACCGTACTATCCCTCTCCCTTTCAGTTAATCAAATTGCTGATTGGAGTAAGATGGTCGAGCTGGAAACTGTAATCATTCAATAA
- a CDS encoding L-ribulose-5-phosphate 4-epimerase — MLEQLKLQVYQANMLLPQHQLITFTWGNVSAIDRESGLIAIKPSGIEYDKLQPEDMVIVDLEGKIIEGTYKPSSDTDTHIRLYQAFKDIGGIVHTHSPWAVSFAQAGCGIPAAGTTQADYFYGDIPVTRAMTQAEIQQDYEKQTGDVIIETFTENHIDPNRVPGVLVNDHGPFTWGTDAKNAVHNAVVLEEVAKMTYHSLQLNPHDIRMDQNLLNKHFNRKHGPHAYYGQGKSKKDGVNDYVKN; from the coding sequence ATGCTAGAACAATTAAAACTGCAGGTATATCAAGCAAACATGCTGCTTCCGCAACATCAACTCATTACCTTTACCTGGGGAAACGTAAGTGCTATCGACCGGGAAAGCGGACTGATTGCCATCAAACCCAGCGGCATTGAATATGACAAACTTCAGCCTGAAGATATGGTGATCGTGGACTTGGAAGGAAAAATAATTGAGGGAACCTATAAACCTTCCAGCGATACGGATACACATATCAGGCTTTATCAAGCGTTTAAGGATATTGGCGGTATCGTTCATACCCATTCTCCTTGGGCAGTTTCCTTCGCGCAGGCTGGCTGCGGCATTCCCGCTGCCGGGACGACTCAAGCCGATTATTTTTATGGGGATATCCCTGTAACCAGAGCCATGACACAGGCTGAAATCCAGCAAGACTATGAAAAACAAACCGGTGATGTGATTATCGAAACATTCACCGAGAATCATATTGACCCCAACCGTGTACCAGGCGTCTTAGTGAATGATCATGGTCCTTTCACGTGGGGAACCGATGCAAAGAATGCTGTACATAATGCTGTAGTGCTGGAAGAAGTGGCAAAAATGACTTACCATTCCCTTCAGCTTAATCCGCACGATATTCGCATGGACCAAAATTTATTAAACAAGCATTTTAATAGAAAGCATGGACCTCACGCTTACTATGGCCAAGGTAAATCCAAAAAGGACGGAGTGAATGATTATGTTAAAAATTAA
- a CDS encoding GntR family transcriptional regulator: MLPKYKIVIEEIKSWLFKEQFLPHDKLPTETQLMDKFNVSRHTIRRAIGDLEVANYLYRIQGGGIFVADWEDKRINQAPTKTIAVLTTHIADYIFPNIIVGIEKVLSEHSFSLVLASTHNDVAIERKSLENLLSQPIDGMIIEPTKSSFPSQNIGMYKNIKKNDIPCLMINSTYQDMDFPFLVVDDFKGGYMATEHLLTLGHVKILGIFKTDDKQGVNRMNGFIAAYQQQPSLASPGQFITFQTNEEKKELSDRIRTVLTQSNRPTGIVCYNDQIAFLVISIAKELGIAVPDELSVIGYDDSPIAKMLDIKLTTIKHPKEQMGTDAGNMILKLIGSQTSKDIESIVYEPELVKRDSTKKVKK, encoded by the coding sequence ATGTTACCGAAATATAAAATTGTAATAGAAGAGATTAAGTCCTGGCTTTTCAAGGAACAGTTTCTTCCTCATGATAAATTACCGACTGAAACGCAATTAATGGATAAATTTAATGTCAGCAGACACACGATCAGACGGGCAATTGGAGATTTGGAAGTGGCGAATTATCTGTATCGCATTCAAGGCGGGGGGATATTCGTTGCGGATTGGGAGGATAAACGGATCAATCAGGCACCAACGAAAACCATTGCCGTTTTAACGACCCATATCGCTGACTATATTTTTCCCAACATCATCGTCGGCATTGAAAAGGTCTTATCGGAGCATTCATTTTCACTCGTTCTTGCCAGTACGCACAATGATGTAGCAATAGAACGGAAGAGCTTGGAAAATCTATTATCCCAACCGATCGATGGCATGATAATCGAACCGACAAAAAGTTCCTTTCCCAGCCAGAATATTGGAATGTACAAAAATATAAAGAAAAATGATATCCCATGTTTAATGATTAATTCCACTTATCAGGATATGGATTTCCCGTTTCTCGTCGTTGATGATTTTAAAGGGGGGTATATGGCCACGGAACACCTTCTAACGCTTGGCCATGTGAAAATATTAGGGATATTTAAAACGGATGATAAGCAAGGGGTAAACCGTATGAATGGATTTATTGCCGCATATCAGCAACAGCCTTCACTTGCTTCTCCCGGCCAATTCATCACCTTCCAAACAAATGAAGAGAAAAAGGAATTATCCGACCGTATCAGGACCGTCCTGACACAATCCAATCGGCCAACTGGAATTGTTTGCTACAATGATCAAATCGCTTTCCTGGTGATTTCCATTGCGAAAGAATTAGGAATCGCCGTTCCGGATGAACTATCCGTCATAGGATATGATGATTCACCGATCGCCAAAATGCTTGATATCAAATTAACGACGATCAAACATCCGAAAGAACAGATGGGCACAGATGCGGGAAACATGATTCTTAAGTTAATCGGATCGCAGACAAGTAAGGACATCGAATCGATTGTCTACGAACCTGAACTAGTAAAGCGGGATTCTACGAAAAAAGTAAAAAAATGA
- a CDS encoding ribulokinase yields MRGKYSIGVDFGTLSARAVIVNLDNGDVINSTVKDYPDAVICNHLPGTTIQLGKDWALQNPRDYVICLIDTVKEAVSLSHIAKEDIISIGVDFTACTVLPVKNDGTPLCEIPEFRNRPHAWVKLWKHHAAQYAADKLNRIAQERNEPFLARYGGKISSEWIFPKLMQIVDEDPEIYQAMDRFIEAADWITWQMTGKETRNSCTAGYKAMWNEHTGYPDSSFFSALDPRLEHVVSEKLSEELLPVGSKAGELTVEMAHEMGLLPGISVCVGNVDAHVSVAPTGVITSGTMLNIMGTSTCDITLSDKEVLVPGMCGVVKNGAVPGYYAYESGQNAVGDIFAWFVDNQVPPSYFKEADQRNINIHQLLEEKANELAIGESGLLALDWWNGNRSVLVDTDLTGLILGMTLSTKPEEIYRALIEATAFGKRLVIDTFKASGVDINQLMVCGGLPHKNQMLNQIYADITQKEISIATHLQAPAIGAAMFAAVAAGQDAGGFTNIEEAAARIARIQEEKVKPIPENMKKYNALYQEYVKLHDYFGRGANDVMKVLKTLKSNSGKEESLIC; encoded by the coding sequence ATGCGTGGTAAATACTCAATTGGGGTGGATTTCGGTACCTTGTCAGCTCGAGCCGTAATTGTCAATCTTGACAACGGGGATGTTATAAACTCAACCGTTAAAGACTATCCTGACGCGGTAATATGCAATCATTTACCTGGTACAACTATTCAATTAGGAAAAGATTGGGCCCTTCAAAATCCTAGGGATTATGTAATTTGCTTGATTGATACAGTCAAGGAAGCGGTCTCCCTAAGTCATATAGCTAAAGAAGATATCATTTCCATTGGGGTGGATTTCACTGCATGCACAGTATTGCCTGTGAAAAATGATGGCACTCCTTTATGTGAAATCCCAGAGTTCAGGAATCGTCCGCATGCATGGGTGAAACTGTGGAAGCATCATGCAGCACAATACGCTGCAGATAAATTGAATCGCATTGCCCAAGAACGGAACGAACCGTTTTTGGCCCGATATGGCGGTAAGATCTCCTCTGAATGGATTTTCCCGAAACTGATGCAAATCGTTGATGAAGATCCGGAAATCTATCAAGCTATGGATCGTTTTATTGAAGCTGCTGATTGGATCACTTGGCAAATGACAGGAAAAGAAACACGTAATTCCTGTACTGCCGGTTATAAAGCTATGTGGAATGAACATACCGGATACCCGGATTCCTCTTTTTTCAGCGCTTTAGACCCTCGCCTTGAACATGTCGTTTCTGAAAAATTAAGTGAGGAACTTCTTCCTGTTGGTTCGAAAGCTGGTGAATTGACTGTTGAAATGGCTCACGAAATGGGACTTTTACCTGGAATCTCCGTATGTGTGGGAAATGTCGATGCACACGTTTCCGTTGCTCCAACCGGAGTGATCACTAGCGGAACCATGCTTAACATAATGGGCACTTCAACTTGTGACATTACACTTTCCGATAAAGAAGTGCTTGTGCCTGGAATGTGTGGGGTCGTGAAAAATGGTGCCGTTCCTGGTTATTATGCTTACGAATCCGGGCAAAATGCAGTCGGGGATATCTTTGCATGGTTTGTCGATAATCAAGTTCCCCCTTCTTATTTTAAAGAAGCCGATCAAAGGAACATCAATATTCATCAATTATTAGAAGAAAAAGCAAATGAATTGGCCATAGGCGAAAGCGGTCTGCTTGCCCTTGATTGGTGGAATGGTAATCGATCTGTGCTTGTAGATACAGATCTAACGGGCTTAATTCTTGGAATGACCCTCAGCACAAAACCTGAAGAAATTTATCGAGCCTTGATTGAGGCAACCGCCTTTGGAAAAAGATTGGTCATTGATACGTTCAAAGCCTCTGGCGTTGACATCAACCAATTGATGGTTTGCGGTGGATTGCCTCATAAAAATCAAATGCTCAACCAAATATATGCAGACATTACCCAGAAAGAAATATCCATTGCCACTCACCTTCAGGCCCCCGCCATAGGTGCAGCGATGTTTGCTGCGGTAGCTGCCGGACAGGATGCCGGAGGCTTTACTAATATCGAAGAAGCCGCAGCAAGGATTGCCCGTATCCAAGAAGAAAAAGTGAAGCCGATTCCTGAAAACATGAAGAAATACAATGCTTTATATCAGGAATACGTTAAGCTGCATGATTATTTCGGCAGAGGTGCAAATGATGTAATGAAAGTGCTGAAAACTCTAAAATCCAATAGTGGAAAAGAGGAATCGTTAATATGCTAG
- a CDS encoding alpha/beta hydrolase, translating to MNPNILLRNNVKIKGSGTRPMIFAPGFGCDQNVWQLVAKDFEDEYQIILFDYVGSGNSDINAYNVERYSTLEGYAQDVLDVCSALDLKDAIFVGHSVGCVIGMLASIKHPEYFSKLVLVGPSPCYLNLPNDYYGGFEKEQLLGLIDMMDKNYIGWATAFAGTVMNNPDRPELKRELENRFCSTDPIIARQFAEVTFFADNRKDLAKVKVPSLILQCSNDVIAPSAVGDYIHKHLPHSTLKLMKATGHCPHMSHPEETIYLIRQYLDEFPTNDLQKGMGVNFCECTIK from the coding sequence ATGAATCCCAATATTTTATTACGTAATAATGTAAAGATTAAAGGTAGTGGTACACGACCAATGATATTTGCCCCAGGTTTTGGTTGTGATCAAAATGTCTGGCAATTAGTTGCAAAAGACTTCGAAGATGAATACCAAATTATCCTATTTGACTATGTTGGGTCAGGTAATTCAGATATAAATGCATACAACGTGGAAAGATACAGTACTCTTGAAGGGTATGCACAAGACGTACTTGATGTATGTTCGGCTTTAGACCTAAAAGATGCTATATTTGTTGGACACTCTGTTGGATGTGTGATTGGCATGCTGGCATCAATTAAACATCCTGAATATTTTTCTAAACTTGTTCTGGTTGGTCCTTCCCCTTGCTACCTGAATCTCCCTAATGATTATTACGGAGGATTTGAGAAAGAACAGCTTTTAGGATTGATTGATATGATGGACAAAAATTATATAGGCTGGGCAACCGCCTTTGCGGGAACGGTAATGAATAATCCAGATCGCCCAGAGCTTAAACGGGAGCTAGAGAATCGTTTTTGTTCTACTGATCCTATTATCGCTCGACAATTTGCGGAGGTTACCTTTTTTGCAGACAACCGTAAAGACTTAGCAAAAGTTAAAGTACCATCACTCATTTTGCAATGTTCTAATGATGTTATTGCTCCGTCAGCGGTAGGTGATTATATTCATAAGCATCTTCCTCATAGTACATTGAAATTGATGAAAGCAACAGGACACTGTCCACATATGAGTCATCCTGAAGAGACGATATACCTAATCCGTCAGTATTTGGATGAATTTCCGACAAACGATTTACAGAAAGGAATGGGTGTGAACTTTTGTGAATGTACAATTAAATGA
- a CDS encoding SpoIIE family protein phosphatase → MNVQLNEAPCGYLTLSEEDTILSVNQTLLKILGYNLDQLKEQHINFILSASAILFHQLYLVPLIRLENHIEEIYISLKSVDDEEIPVLLNAVRRKRDGRTIIECVVIPMRKRNELENELLLAKKEAVTALNARNKAYSDLENAHETMKMQKDKLIELNETNEKYKVDTEREMEFAKKIQETLLTVPIINEHLEIQAYYKGSNQLSGDIYGFYQIDARRYGLILLDVMGHGLSSALITMSLHSIFQRLILKGSEVRTVMKELDDHLHSLFKNTSETSHYCTAVYLLIDTDKREIKYINAGHPSVLLQDINGKQYHLRSNRPPLGMFEDITFKVNTLTYNKDSKLCLYTDGVEEPLGSDRLCSLLKTYSAAPISTLKEEIIHSLRNEEGTDQRKDDQCLILVNLK, encoded by the coding sequence GTGAATGTACAATTAAATGAGGCACCCTGCGGATATTTGACTTTATCAGAAGAAGATACTATTTTATCCGTTAACCAAACCTTACTTAAAATATTGGGATATAATCTCGATCAATTGAAAGAGCAGCATATTAATTTTATCCTTTCGGCTTCTGCTATACTCTTTCATCAGCTTTATCTGGTTCCTCTGATCAGGTTAGAAAATCACATTGAGGAAATATATATATCCTTAAAGTCTGTAGATGATGAAGAAATACCTGTGTTACTCAACGCTGTTCGAAGAAAGAGAGATGGAAGAACTATTATTGAGTGTGTGGTGATTCCCATGCGAAAAAGAAACGAATTAGAAAATGAGCTTCTACTAGCGAAAAAAGAGGCAGTGACAGCTCTAAATGCTAGGAATAAGGCTTATTCTGATTTAGAGAATGCTCATGAAACGATGAAAATGCAAAAGGATAAACTTATTGAATTGAACGAAACAAACGAAAAATACAAAGTAGATACAGAAAGAGAAATGGAGTTTGCCAAAAAAATCCAAGAGACACTATTAACTGTTCCCATTATTAATGAACATCTTGAAATTCAAGCGTATTATAAAGGCTCCAATCAATTATCAGGTGATATTTATGGATTTTACCAAATTGACGCCCGACGGTATGGCCTTATCCTACTTGATGTGATGGGGCACGGGCTTTCTTCAGCTCTAATTACCATGTCACTTCATTCCATATTTCAGAGATTAATTTTAAAAGGTTCTGAAGTAAGAACTGTGATGAAGGAATTAGATGATCATCTTCATTCTTTATTCAAAAACACAAGTGAAACTTCTCATTATTGCACAGCTGTCTACCTTTTAATCGATACTGATAAGAGAGAAATTAAATATATCAATGCAGGCCATCCTTCCGTTCTTTTACAGGATATAAACGGAAAACAATATCACTTGCGTTCTAATCGGCCTCCACTCGGGATGTTTGAAGATATAACTTTTAAAGTAAATACCCTTACATACAATAAGGACAGTAAGCTGTGCCTTTATACAGATGGAGTTGAAGAACCTCTAGGTTCAGACCGTTTATGCTCATTGTTAAAGACCTATTCGGCTGCCCCTATATCTACACTTAAAGAGGAAATTATACATTCGCTTAGAAATGAAGAGGGCACTGACCAACGTAAAGATGACCAATGTCTTATTTTAGTTAACCTAAAATAA